The Micromonospora siamensis genome contains the following window.
ATGAGCCCCCAGAGTCGCTCCTCGGCCAGCAGCGACACCGACATCGACGAGGCGACGCCGATGTTACGCAGGTACTCCAGGTGGAAGGGCGAGACGGTCCGCAGCACCGAGCGGGACAGGTCAAGCGGCGCGCCGGTGTCGGCCAGTCGGGGCGGCGTCAGCGAGGCGGTCGGGTCCTCGACGTCGGCGATCACCCGGATCCAGTTGCGTTCATAGAGGCGACGGGCCTGCGGTGGGATGTCCGTGGCGGGGAACCAGAGACCGAGCCAGGGCTCCAGCTCGGCGGCGCGGTCCTCCGCGACGACCTCCCCCGGCCCGTCGAGGGTCTCGAACCGGTACGCGACCACCCGGTCGTACCCGGTGATGGCGCGCACCTCGCGGACGGCGGCCTGGCAGGCCTCGGTCACCGAGGTGGCCCGTTGCAGCCGGGTCAGCGCCTGCCGGACCAGGGTGTAGAACCGGGTGAACGGCGGCCGGTCGGGCTCGGCCGGCTCGAACTCCAGGACCAGCCGCCCGTCGACGCGGTGCAGGGTGAGGTCGAAGGCACGCCGGTGCGGGCCGGCGGTGACCGGCAGCACGGCCGTCTCGCCGGTGTCGGCCTGTTCCAGGGTCAGCGCGGCGTCGATCTGGTCCGGGGACAGCAGCCGGCTCAGTGGGGTGCCGACCAGTTCGGCCGGCGCGACGCCCAGCACCGCCCCGGTGTTGCTGCTGGCCACCGCAACGACGCTGTCGCGCACCGCCACCAGGGCGCCGTACGACTGGACGCCGCCGAGCAGGTGGATCTGCTCGCGTACGCACTCGGTGAAGTCGAACGGCGTGCCGACGCTCTGCTCGGCCCTCGCCTCGCGGTCCCACCGGCTTTCCACGGTGCGACTCACCTCCTGTTCCGCGTGGTTCACACCGGCGCCATCCGGCGGTTACGGCGAGCCGTTCCGCTGTCGTTCCCTGCTGCTAAAGTCGGCCGCACGCACTGTACTCGTTGCAGTAGAGCAAACAAGTCCACCGCACGCCGGGAGACGGAGCAGATGAGCGGCAGGCACGGCACCGAGACGTCCGTCGCGGAGGCCGAGTCCCTGCGCCGCCGCGTCGCGATGCTCCGTGCCGCGTGCGCCACGGCCCTCTCCGCCGACGAACTGATCGCCATCGCGATCGCGCAGGCCCGGTCGGCGACCGGCGCGGACGGCGCGGTGCTCTTCCTGGCCGACGACGACGATCTGGTCATCGCGGCCGGCGAGGGCTACCCTCCCGATCTCGCACCGCTCGGCGCCCGGTTCCCGATCGCCGGCGAGACGCCGGCCGGGTTGGCCGCCCGTAACCGACAGTCCGTGTGGGTCACCGACGAGGGGGTCCGGGACTCCTGCTTCCCGTCGGTCCGGCGGGAGCGCACCGGCTACTCGTCCCTGGTCGCGCTGCCGCTCGTCGCCCACGACCGGGTGCTGGGCGTCCTGGGGATCTCGTTCCGCGCGCCACGCGAGTGCAGCGGCGTGGAGCAGCTCTACCTGCTGGTGCTGGCGGACCAGGTGGCCGTCACGCTGGACCGGCTCCAGGGCCACGACGCCGGCCCGGCCGGCGTCATCGACAACCGGCTGGTCCACGACCCGGTTCGCCGGGAGACAGTGCGTGAGCTGCTGGCCGCCCTGGTCGACGCCGGTGACACCGTCGATCGGCTGACCGCCCTCGCGGCCGACCTGTGCGGGGCGCCCAGCGCCCAGGTCTCACTGATCGGGGCGGAGCAGACGGTGGCCGGGACGGCAGGCGGCGCGCCGGAGGCGGGGACGGTCGGGCCGGCGGCCGACTCGTTGTGCACCGTCACCATGTCGCTGCGCGCGCCGCTGGTGGTCACCGACGCCACCGGTGACACCCGGGTCAGCACCTTGCCACCGGTGCGGTCGGGTGCCGTCGGGGCGTACCTCGGGGTGCCGCTCAGCGTCGACGGAACGCTGGTCGGCGCCCTGTGCGTGTACGACGACCAGCCGCACGACTGGCCCGCCCGTGGGCGGGAGATCCTGGAGGCGCTCGCCGCGTCCGTCGGCACCGAGCTGCGGCTGCGCCGTCTGGCCACCCGGGACGCCCAGACCATCCGGTTGGCCCGGGACCGCCAGGACCTGACCGACCGGCTGGCCGCCGCGGCAAGTGCGCAGCAGGTAGGCGCGGTACTGGCCGACGCCTGCGCCGCGCTGGACGGCGTGGTCGCCGCGGTGGTGGTGCGGCACGACACCGACGGCGGCGGCCAGCACCTCGGCGCCCGTGGCGTCGACCCGGACAGCCGGGCCGCGTTGCTCGACCTTGCCGTCCGGCTGGGACCCGGCACCACGGCCAACCGGGTCTGGGGCCTCACCGAGCTGGTGGACCGCTTCGCACCGGACGCCGCCCGGCTGGTGTGCTCCGGCACCCGCCAGGTGGCCGTCGTACCGCTGCGCGGGCAGCTCGCCACGGCCTCGCTGGTGGCCGCGCTGGACGGCGCGGCGGACCTGACAGCCGCCTGGAGCCGCCTCACGGAGCTGGCCCCGCTCGCCACGGCGGTGCTCGACCGGGCGGTGGCGCACGAGCAGAACCACACCGCCCGGGCCCGCGCCGACCTGCTCACCTACGCCTCGGCCGAGCTGGCGTCCTCGTTGGACGTGGACGAGATCCTGCAACGGCTGGCCCGGCTCGTCGTGCCCTCTTTGGCCGACGGCTGCCTGGTGCACCTGCAGGATCAACGCGCTCTGCGGCTCGTCGCGGCGAGCCACGTCGACGCCCGGGCGGAGCTGACCATGCCGGCCGTGCTGGGCGCCCACCCCGAGCTGCTCCAGCTGGTCGGGGCCTGCCTGGCCGGTGGCCCACGCGCGGGCGCCCTCGCGCATCCGACACTCGCGTTGGACCGGCTGCGGATCGTGCCGCTGCTCGCCCAGGGCCACCCCATCGGCGCGCTCACCCTGGTCGAGCCACCGGCCGGCGGCCGGCCCCGGCTGCTCGACGACGGGTTGCTGGACGAGCTGGCGGTCCGGGCCGCGGTGGCGGTGGACAACGCCCGGCTGTACGCCAAGCGCTCGGCCGACGTCCAGGCGTTGCAGTACCGGCTCCTCCCCTCGCGTCTGCCCGACGTGCCCGGCTTCGACCTCGCCGCCTGTTATGCGCCTGGGGAACGGTCCCTCGACGTCGGCGGCGACTTCTACGACGTCGTCCCGCTGGCCGAGGATCACCTGGTGCTGGTGGTCGGGGACGTCTGCGGCCGGGGGGCCGGCGCGGCAGCGATCACCGGCCATGCCCGGTCGGTGCTGCGCACCGTGGTGCAGGATGGCGCCTCACCGGCGCAGGCGCTCCACCGACTCAACAGCGCGCTCCGCATGACCTGGGACAACGGCGAGTTCTGCACGGCCGTGGTGGCGGAGATCCGCGCCGCCGGGGACGGCCGGCACAGCCGGCTGCGGGTCGCCTGCGGTGGGCACCCCAGACCGCTGCTGCGCCACGACGGCGTCGCGTCCGAGATCGGCCGGGGCGGTCCGATGCTGGGCATGCTGGCCGATCCGGTGTTTCCCGAGACGGAGCTGCTGCTCGACCCGGACGACGTGGTGCTGCTGTTCACCGACGGCATCACCGAGGCCCGCCGCGGCGACGAGCTGTTCGGGGTGGACCGGCTGGCCGCTGTCCTGGCCAAGGCCCCAGGCCCGGCCGACCTGGTGCTCGACACCGTCCACCGTACGGTCGAGGGCTTCCACGACCACGAAGGCGACGACATCGCGATGCTCGCGGTACGACCCCGCGGCCGGGTGCTGGACCGCCTCGACATCGCCGACGCCGCGGACGACGCGCAGCGGCGGGCGGCGGACCGTTGGCTGGACGCGCTACCGACTGTCGGTCCGGGCCGGGATGCGTTGCGACAGCGACTGACCACGGCGTTGACCGACCTGACCGGTCCGGTACGCCTCACCGCGCTCACGGTCGGCGACAACCATCGGGTGGAGGTCACCCGCCAGCTGGCCCCGGCCGGCCCACCGTCCGC
Protein-coding sequences here:
- a CDS encoding SpoIIE family protein phosphatase, which codes for MSGRHGTETSVAEAESLRRRVAMLRAACATALSADELIAIAIAQARSATGADGAVLFLADDDDLVIAAGEGYPPDLAPLGARFPIAGETPAGLAARNRQSVWVTDEGVRDSCFPSVRRERTGYSSLVALPLVAHDRVLGVLGISFRAPRECSGVEQLYLLVLADQVAVTLDRLQGHDAGPAGVIDNRLVHDPVRRETVRELLAALVDAGDTVDRLTALAADLCGAPSAQVSLIGAEQTVAGTAGGAPEAGTVGPAADSLCTVTMSLRAPLVVTDATGDTRVSTLPPVRSGAVGAYLGVPLSVDGTLVGALCVYDDQPHDWPARGREILEALAASVGTELRLRRLATRDAQTIRLARDRQDLTDRLAAAASAQQVGAVLADACAALDGVVAAVVVRHDTDGGGQHLGARGVDPDSRAALLDLAVRLGPGTTANRVWGLTELVDRFAPDAARLVCSGTRQVAVVPLRGQLATASLVAALDGAADLTAAWSRLTELAPLATAVLDRAVAHEQNHTARARADLLTYASAELASSLDVDEILQRLARLVVPSLADGCLVHLQDQRALRLVAASHVDARAELTMPAVLGAHPELLQLVGACLAGGPRAGALAHPTLALDRLRIVPLLAQGHPIGALTLVEPPAGGRPRLLDDGLLDELAVRAAVAVDNARLYAKRSADVQALQYRLLPSRLPDVPGFDLAACYAPGERSLDVGGDFYDVVPLAEDHLVLVVGDVCGRGAGAAAITGHARSVLRTVVQDGASPAQALHRLNSALRMTWDNGEFCTAVVAEIRAAGDGRHSRLRVACGGHPRPLLRHDGVASEIGRGGPMLGMLADPVFPETELLLDPDDVVLLFTDGITEARRGDELFGVDRLAAVLAKAPGPADLVLDTVHRTVEGFHDHEGDDIAMLAVRPRGRVLDRLDIADAADDAQRRAADRWLDALPTVGPGRDALRQRLTTALTDLTGPVRLTALTVGDNHRVEVTRQLAPAGPPSARRPTGNAPAAGPLRPGAPTLTWVEAPR